In Nitrospira sp., the following are encoded in one genomic region:
- a CDS encoding WecB/TagA/CpsF family glycosyltransferase, giving the protein MSTIVCAGENAGVGKRDAGILLGVPIDRTSLTDMVQASMHAVAHRTFQKVIACANPHSLVVAQQDEDFHSALNHVDFVVADGIGASLMARFVGIRIGPRITGTDYFYGVLIALQQRGQGRVFFFGSSQQVLDRIAKRFAVDFPSLTLCGALSPPFGTWSETENHRMVEVINEAKPDVLWVGMTAPKQEKWVEINRRELNVQVIGSIGAVFDFYAGTYSRAPKWVCNIGLEWAYRFILEPRRMWRRNLVSAPKFVWLVLRRHIFRGDTTLTATDGSKQEEIAHHGEKKAA; this is encoded by the coding sequence ATGAGCACAATCGTATGCGCAGGTGAGAATGCCGGTGTGGGCAAACGAGATGCCGGAATCCTGCTAGGAGTTCCAATTGACAGGACGTCCCTCACAGACATGGTGCAAGCGTCCATGCATGCTGTCGCCCACAGAACGTTTCAAAAGGTAATTGCCTGCGCCAATCCTCATTCGTTGGTGGTCGCACAACAGGACGAGGACTTTCATTCCGCCCTGAACCATGTCGATTTTGTTGTCGCGGATGGTATCGGCGCGTCATTGATGGCACGTTTCGTCGGTATCCGGATCGGGCCTCGAATCACAGGAACCGACTACTTCTATGGAGTGCTGATCGCACTCCAACAACGTGGCCAGGGCCGTGTCTTCTTTTTTGGATCGTCGCAGCAGGTTCTGGATCGTATCGCGAAACGCTTTGCCGTTGATTTTCCATCTCTGACGCTTTGCGGAGCCTTGTCTCCACCGTTTGGCACCTGGAGTGAAACGGAGAATCACCGAATGGTGGAAGTAATCAACGAGGCTAAACCCGATGTTCTCTGGGTCGGCATGACGGCGCCGAAGCAGGAAAAATGGGTGGAGATCAATCGTCGGGAGCTCAATGTTCAGGTGATCGGTTCGATCGGTGCGGTATTTGACTTTTACGCTGGAACTTATTCACGAGCTCCTAAATGGGTCTGTAACATCGGCTTGGAGTGGGCCTATCGATTCATCCTTGAACCTCGCCGCATGTGGCGACGCAACCTCGTGTCCGCACCAAAGTTTGTGTGGTTAGTGCTTCGTCGACACATCTTCCGTGGAGATACCACTCTGACAGCTACAGATGGGTCGAAGCAGGAAGAAATTGCCCACCACGGCGAGAAAAAGGCTGCCTAG
- a CDS encoding O-antigen ligase family protein produces the protein MSIVVLLNLAAVVALGSLLFVFSRGTAVLLMLLPASQMLGLVDPMSIAVKGIFDIHLYIVLVTLGLVLLSLPRLRELYQATFIVPYLILCLFWIYGVALPVVAENSSLFLSLKASKEFMSVFSYFGVFLFLRTEKDVEWGWRCLLGLGLYYSGLEILSQVFGETLLKQMSFDYRREAHWFWKVYVSFWPVIVITFLHSFFELTQSAGRANIRLVLTLCGILLTFFRSYLLGVLGAIPVCLLLVRQRLVKILSKAAQLGSLIAASVWVVAIVIGGSFDAIERMFDQFISSGINEFQSQKGGAIEGREVFARERRIILNKNPYVGYGFIDKDSKAGLLFQKQIKGDMLGYIDKGDLDVALKFGYPGQFLLYGTFVCFSWCLIQLARQKIRPLLTVRCLSLAATIFVFLVVQPVHAPLTYSFGLLPFGIALGLIEREKMIGARKIA, from the coding sequence ATGAGCATCGTTGTCCTTCTCAACCTGGCTGCGGTCGTAGCCCTTGGATCCCTCCTCTTTGTCTTTTCTCGCGGCACGGCTGTCCTGTTAATGCTTCTGCCTGCCTCTCAGATGCTTGGGTTGGTAGACCCGATGTCTATCGCAGTGAAAGGCATCTTCGATATTCATCTGTACATTGTCCTAGTAACGCTTGGGTTGGTCCTCTTGTCGCTTCCCAGGCTTAGAGAACTGTATCAAGCCACATTCATTGTTCCCTATCTGATCTTGTGCTTGTTCTGGATCTATGGCGTCGCACTTCCCGTGGTGGCGGAGAACTCTTCCCTGTTTTTGTCTTTGAAGGCCTCAAAGGAATTCATGTCGGTATTTTCCTACTTTGGGGTGTTTCTGTTTCTTCGAACAGAAAAGGATGTGGAATGGGGATGGCGATGTCTCTTGGGTCTAGGTTTGTACTATTCTGGTTTGGAGATTCTTAGCCAAGTCTTTGGGGAAACACTCCTTAAGCAGATGTCTTTTGATTATCGCCGGGAAGCACACTGGTTTTGGAAGGTCTATGTGTCCTTCTGGCCGGTCATTGTCATCACCTTTCTTCACTCATTCTTCGAACTGACACAATCCGCCGGACGTGCAAATATCAGGCTGGTTCTCACGCTCTGCGGGATTCTCCTCACATTCTTTCGCTCCTATCTGCTGGGAGTGTTAGGCGCCATTCCGGTGTGTCTTCTGCTCGTGAGGCAGAGGTTAGTGAAGATCCTATCGAAGGCCGCACAGCTCGGCTCGTTGATTGCGGCATCGGTTTGGGTTGTCGCGATTGTGATCGGTGGAAGTTTTGACGCGATTGAGCGGATGTTTGATCAATTCATTTCGTCTGGCATCAACGAATTCCAAAGTCAAAAAGGTGGGGCCATCGAAGGGCGAGAAGTTTTCGCCAGAGAACGCCGGATAATCTTAAACAAGAATCCGTATGTGGGCTATGGTTTTATTGATAAAGACTCCAAGGCCGGCCTTCTGTTTCAAAAACAAATCAAAGGAGACATGTTGGGATATATCGACAAAGGGGATTTGGACGTAGCTCTAAAGTTTGGCTATCCGGGGCAGTTTCTTCTGTACGGCACATTTGTGTGCTTTTCTTGGTGCCTCATTCAATTAGCTCGCCAGAAGATCCGACCGCTTTTGACTGTTCGTTGCCTGTCTTTGGCAGCAACGATCTTCGTATTTCTTGTGGTACAGCCGGTACATGCGCCTCTAACCTATAGTTTTGGCCTTCTGCCATTTGGAATAGCTCTGGGCCTCATTGAACGGGAGAAGATGATTGGAGCGAGGAAGATCGCATGA
- the xrtD gene encoding VPLPA-CTERM-specific exosortase XrtD — protein MTGTRSLLFTSVLIVALVIYMYAESLAFLFSRWFGTDDYSHGIFVPLISAFLIWRSRNRLLQVPREKSWWGLGVITAGLFLYVVGELSTLFVVLHASLWIVMVGLAVTLLGIRGTRTIAFPLGYLLTAIPLPTFFYAGLSSQLQLWSSSLGVGCLQLVGVMAFQEGNVIDLGPVQLQVVEACSGIRYLLPLISLALLCAYSFKDQMWKRAVLVLSAIPISILTNGFRIGMIGVLVELYGKGAAEGFYHLFEGWVVFMVSFGLLLMEMKLLGKLGVSVPQQSWSERLTLRHQELDAGRKVGLENTPGNIFSPGPAYLCSVALFAPFTLFSTTVMDREEVSPPRTAFVDFPMQIDGWRGEPAPLEQQYIDALRFDDYVLADYRWGTQHPVNFYAAYYRSQRKGQSAHSPQSCLPGGGWEIGSLTQQELSMSSGVIEPLRVNRAVIQKGEQKQIVLYWFKQRDRNLTDEYLVKWYLLWDAFSRQRTDGALVRLASLVGPGESEAIVDQRLQELAIAVGRELTRFVPN, from the coding sequence ATGACCGGCACACGTTCCTTGCTTTTCACCTCAGTCCTGATTGTGGCGCTAGTGATCTACATGTATGCAGAGAGTCTTGCCTTCTTGTTCAGCCGTTGGTTTGGCACCGATGACTATAGCCACGGCATCTTTGTGCCACTCATCAGTGCCTTCTTGATATGGCGATCTCGAAATCGTCTATTGCAGGTACCGAGGGAGAAATCATGGTGGGGACTTGGTGTGATCACAGCGGGTCTTTTTCTCTATGTCGTGGGCGAATTGTCCACGTTGTTTGTGGTCCTACATGCCTCTTTGTGGATCGTGATGGTCGGGTTGGCCGTTACGCTCCTCGGGATTCGCGGGACGAGGACCATCGCCTTCCCTCTTGGCTATCTTCTGACCGCCATCCCGCTGCCGACGTTTTTCTACGCAGGTCTTTCGAGCCAGCTTCAACTCTGGTCCTCATCGCTCGGCGTCGGTTGTTTGCAACTCGTCGGCGTGATGGCTTTTCAGGAAGGCAATGTCATTGATCTAGGGCCCGTGCAGCTTCAAGTCGTGGAGGCCTGCAGCGGCATTCGCTACCTGCTTCCACTGATTTCTCTCGCCTTGCTCTGCGCCTACTCATTTAAGGACCAGATGTGGAAACGAGCGGTCCTAGTGTTGTCGGCCATTCCGATCTCCATCCTGACCAATGGCTTTCGGATCGGCATGATCGGAGTGCTTGTCGAGCTCTACGGGAAAGGAGCTGCGGAGGGTTTCTATCATCTGTTCGAGGGATGGGTCGTTTTCATGGTGAGTTTCGGGCTGTTGCTGATGGAAATGAAGCTCCTAGGAAAGCTAGGAGTGTCTGTGCCGCAGCAATCGTGGTCTGAGCGATTGACGTTGAGACATCAGGAGTTGGACGCTGGGCGCAAAGTCGGGCTCGAGAATACACCGGGCAACATCTTCTCACCGGGGCCGGCCTATCTGTGCAGTGTGGCTCTGTTCGCGCCCTTTACGTTGTTTTCGACCACGGTCATGGACCGTGAGGAGGTCTCCCCTCCACGAACCGCATTTGTCGATTTCCCGATGCAGATCGATGGATGGCGAGGCGAACCCGCTCCCCTCGAACAGCAATACATCGATGCGCTTCGATTCGATGATTATGTGCTTGCCGATTATCGTTGGGGCACTCAGCATCCCGTGAATTTCTATGCGGCGTACTATCGGTCACAGCGGAAAGGTCAGTCGGCTCATTCGCCTCAGAGTTGTCTGCCGGGCGGGGGATGGGAAATAGGGTCTTTGACACAGCAAGAATTATCGATGTCATCAGGGGTGATAGAACCACTCAGGGTCAATCGAGCCGTGATCCAGAAGGGAGAACAGAAGCAAATCGTGCTGTACTGGTTCAAACAACGGGACCGAAACCTCACGGACGAATATCTGGTGAAGTGGTATTTGCTGTGGGATGCGTTCTCAAGACAACGAACTGATGGAGCGCTGGTGAGACTGGCTTCGCTCGTTGGTCCCGGTGAATCCGAGGCAATTGTGGATCAACGTCTACAGGAATTAGCGATTGCGGTGGGGCGGGAGCTGACCAGGTTTGTACCGAACTGA
- a CDS encoding oligosaccharide flippase family protein — MDISTLRRKLLAGSVVGFLRVGLAVPVYLVLTPIMLNTLGTERFGLWAFSTMIVNAFNLVDFGLKNSLLYHVAQLRDNHGAVSQHFMATVKVYLILSSSITFILLLFHRVIIQDLLYVPAYLFEEARFLFVVTVIAFSVRLVVIPYQAVLEGLQELSLSQSVFLGWLLIYSAAVLIALVVWPGIYSLGLALLVSNLCIVLGFYGVAKWRLPFLHLAPWRTNTGELRSMLKYGIGIQVAAVAIALREPLYKIVLAKAYGLATVAAFEVAYRLCTQLASVMTTPLLGVLGVSALLSRRHDDLMRILRPLLVYGVIVLPPAVMFAYTFSKPLFNLWLGQKGNEAAELFPSLFLGFAIYYSTEVFYKAIEGSGRSWYSATLQVSVLIVQMSLLICIASLSWSITVSLLIGFGVFSLSNLLMFRRCYGRIDLGDCFPLFWLALPTCLYVGLFPVQSENSHVWAFGAYLVLHLAMLRHLGISAQSLVGEFRKVGESKMRQAVISS, encoded by the coding sequence ATGGACATATCAACGCTTAGGAGGAAACTGCTTGCAGGCTCAGTCGTCGGATTTCTGAGAGTCGGCCTCGCAGTTCCCGTCTATTTGGTATTGACCCCAATTATGCTCAACACATTGGGAACGGAGCGTTTCGGGCTTTGGGCGTTCAGCACGATGATCGTCAATGCCTTCAACTTAGTGGATTTTGGGCTCAAGAATAGTCTCCTCTATCATGTGGCGCAGCTGAGAGACAACCATGGAGCTGTGAGCCAACATTTCATGGCTACGGTGAAGGTATACTTGATCCTTTCCTCCAGTATTACCTTCATCCTGTTGCTATTCCATAGGGTGATTATCCAAGACTTGTTGTACGTTCCAGCTTATCTTTTCGAGGAGGCCCGGTTTCTGTTTGTCGTCACGGTGATCGCCTTTAGCGTAAGACTGGTGGTCATTCCCTATCAGGCAGTATTGGAGGGTCTTCAGGAACTTTCTCTTTCTCAATCCGTGTTTCTTGGCTGGCTGCTTATCTATAGTGCCGCTGTTCTTATAGCTCTCGTTGTGTGGCCGGGTATCTATAGCCTGGGCCTTGCCCTCCTTGTAAGCAATCTCTGCATCGTGCTCGGTTTCTATGGAGTCGCTAAATGGCGTCTCCCGTTTTTGCACCTTGCTCCATGGCGAACGAACACCGGCGAACTGAGAAGCATGCTCAAGTATGGCATTGGGATACAGGTGGCGGCGGTAGCGATCGCTCTCAGGGAACCTCTTTACAAGATCGTCTTGGCCAAGGCGTACGGTCTGGCGACCGTAGCAGCGTTCGAAGTCGCTTATAGGCTGTGCACACAACTGGCTTCTGTCATGACAACTCCCCTGCTCGGGGTGTTAGGGGTTTCTGCGCTTCTGTCACGGCGACATGACGACTTAATGCGAATCCTTCGCCCTCTCCTTGTTTACGGAGTGATCGTGCTGCCACCTGCAGTGATGTTTGCATATACCTTTTCGAAACCATTGTTCAATCTGTGGCTCGGCCAAAAGGGGAATGAGGCCGCCGAGTTGTTTCCCAGCTTGTTTCTGGGGTTTGCCATCTATTACTCGACGGAGGTCTTCTACAAGGCCATCGAAGGTTCAGGCCGTTCCTGGTACAGCGCGACCCTGCAGGTGTCAGTCCTCATTGTACAGATGTCGCTGTTGATCTGCATTGCCTCTCTTTCTTGGTCGATCACTGTGTCGCTTCTCATCGGATTTGGTGTGTTCAGTCTTTCTAACCTTCTGATGTTCCGTCGTTGTTATGGAAGGATAGATCTCGGCGACTGTTTTCCGTTGTTCTGGCTGGCTCTCCCCACGTGTCTGTATGTAGGTCTTTTTCCAGTTCAGTCGGAGAATTCCCATGTATGGGCCTTTGGGGCCTACTTGGTACTGCATCTCGCGATGTTGAGGCACTTAGGCATAAGTGCTCAAAGTTTAGTAGGAGAATTTCGAAAGGTGGGTGAGTCGAAAATGCGACAAGCTGTCATATCCAGTTGA
- a CDS encoding glycosyltransferase family 4 protein, which translates to MAIGVLLQSDIVGQFDVYHLDLADRRGIQHVNKPDLHDVLLFVRQWVKLVDVLIRSWPTVSYLVLSQSTIGFLRDSLLIWPAYLCGSHIVVHLHGGHFREWFLGRSWFMKAYVKTVLRRVTRAIVLGEPLKDQFAGLIDEKRIAVVPNGIDWSSTAVCQNVPRSGSRFRILHLSTLSHLKGALVFLQAVPFVLHQRKDVEFIFAGPWSHAEDKVWADEFIRHEGIEAYLAFSGQVNVAEKLALFDSADIFVFPGVQQEGQPLVVIEAMAAGVPVIFTDRGCLRDTVPDGEVGLEVPIGDPRQLADRILWLLDHPEAIKAMGVRARKRYEALYTKERHIERMIDVFSLSCKEGAV; encoded by the coding sequence GTGGCGATAGGTGTATTGCTGCAATCGGACATCGTAGGACAGTTTGATGTGTATCATCTCGATCTCGCTGATCGCCGTGGCATTCAACACGTCAATAAGCCAGATTTACATGACGTTCTCCTCTTTGTTCGACAATGGGTGAAATTGGTCGATGTGCTCATTCGTTCATGGCCGACAGTGAGCTATCTCGTGCTCTCTCAGTCAACGATCGGTTTTCTACGAGACAGTTTGCTAATTTGGCCGGCTTATCTTTGCGGGAGCCACATCGTTGTTCACCTGCACGGAGGACATTTTCGTGAGTGGTTTCTTGGGCGCTCTTGGTTCATGAAGGCCTACGTGAAAACTGTCCTTCGACGTGTCACGCGAGCCATTGTCCTCGGAGAACCTTTGAAGGATCAATTCGCGGGCCTTATTGATGAAAAGCGAATTGCCGTCGTACCAAACGGCATCGATTGGTCGAGTACCGCTGTGTGTCAGAACGTTCCTCGGTCCGGATCTCGGTTCCGCATTCTTCATCTGAGTACATTGAGCCATTTGAAGGGTGCTCTGGTGTTTCTCCAAGCTGTCCCATTCGTACTCCACCAGCGAAAGGATGTGGAGTTCATATTCGCAGGACCATGGTCGCACGCGGAAGACAAAGTGTGGGCCGACGAATTCATTCGGCATGAGGGAATCGAGGCCTATCTTGCTTTTAGCGGGCAGGTAAACGTTGCAGAGAAACTGGCTTTGTTTGACTCTGCCGATATTTTCGTCTTTCCTGGAGTCCAGCAAGAAGGCCAGCCGTTGGTTGTCATTGAGGCGATGGCGGCTGGAGTACCTGTGATTTTTACGGATCGAGGTTGCTTGCGTGACACAGTGCCGGATGGAGAAGTTGGACTAGAAGTGCCGATCGGAGATCCTCGTCAGTTGGCAGATCGCATACTGTGGTTGCTGGATCATCCTGAGGCTATCAAAGCGATGGGAGTACGCGCCCGCAAAAGATATGAAGCTCTCTATACAAAAGAACGACACATCGAACGGATGATTGATGTCTTTTCGTTGTCCTGCAAGGAAGGTGCTGTATGA
- a CDS encoding glycosyltransferase family 4 protein: MTTMLHVLETLEGHGGTPRKLLYLARHIDRQHAKLVFAHFRPSPLAHEFIECGCEVHAIDAESPLALVWQIQRIAWQCRADIICTHFTRSLLTGFVVAKMNRIPIVHNEHSSAHYRQGLGRVLTRFVLPWVNLIICNSDHTRQSIQQSFPGTENKLITIHNPVEERIARRTRQNVRAALRVANHEVLIAHVGRMIPERDQLTLLQAFGDLKKAVPSVRLVMIGEGPCRDDLKVHAKANGLEDVITFIGNSKDIGDYLQAADIYVNPTLDEGFGIAVVEAMLSGIPVIISDRGAHPELMVQGQSGFLYPGGNSHALASQLSLLASNPELRRRVGAEGRRHAQLHFDPQHYSTQYLESVQEKGMVSSHK; the protein is encoded by the coding sequence ATGACAACCATGCTCCATGTATTAGAAACCTTAGAGGGACATGGCGGAACGCCACGAAAGTTGTTGTATTTGGCGCGACATATCGACCGGCAACATGCCAAGCTCGTCTTTGCCCATTTCAGACCATCGCCGCTCGCGCACGAGTTCATCGAATGTGGATGTGAGGTGCATGCCATCGATGCAGAATCACCGCTGGCTCTAGTTTGGCAGATCCAGCGAATAGCCTGGCAGTGCAGGGCAGACATCATATGTACGCATTTTACGAGGTCCCTCCTGACGGGGTTTGTGGTGGCAAAAATGAACCGTATTCCGATCGTTCACAATGAGCACAGCAGTGCTCATTATCGCCAAGGGTTGGGGAGAGTATTGACTCGGTTTGTACTGCCTTGGGTGAATCTCATCATCTGCAATTCCGATCATACGCGTCAATCCATTCAGCAAAGTTTTCCCGGAACTGAGAACAAACTCATAACGATTCACAATCCAGTTGAGGAGCGGATTGCTCGTAGGACCAGGCAGAATGTTCGGGCCGCGCTCAGGGTGGCTAACCATGAAGTGCTCATCGCTCACGTGGGAAGAATGATTCCGGAGCGAGATCAGCTCACGCTGCTTCAGGCATTTGGCGATTTGAAGAAAGCCGTGCCTTCCGTTCGGCTCGTGATGATAGGGGAGGGCCCTTGCCGAGACGATCTGAAAGTACATGCTAAGGCGAACGGCCTGGAGGATGTGATCACGTTCATCGGGAATAGCAAGGACATCGGAGATTATCTGCAAGCCGCAGATATTTATGTGAACCCGACGCTTGATGAAGGTTTTGGGATTGCTGTGGTCGAGGCCATGCTATCGGGTATTCCCGTCATAATCTCCGATCGGGGGGCCCATCCTGAGTTGATGGTCCAAGGCCAGAGTGGCTTTCTCTACCCAGGTGGTAACAGTCACGCCTTGGCCTCACAGCTTAGCCTACTCGCCAGTAATCCTGAGCTGAGAAGGAGAGTAGGTGCCGAAGGACGCAGGCATGCGCAACTCCACTTTGACCCTCAACATTATTCAACACAGTATCTCGAATCTGTCCAGGAAAAGGGAATGGTTTCGAGTCATAAGTGA
- a CDS encoding MraY family glycosyltransferase has protein sequence MVNELFFSFMTALLLSMALIPPLRLAAERFQVMDLPGGRKVHEHPIPRVGGLAFAIGACAAIAWWVPKDAVALSVLVGSVILVGFGVWDDRVDLTYRSKLVGQLIAALAVVLGGDIWFTSLPLLPDVEVPAWAGMCVTVVFLIGVSNAVNLTDGLDGLAGGLSFLTLSGIAYLAYLSSDSTVLILTIPFLGALLGFLRYNTYPARIFMGDGGSQLLGFIMGVFAVLLTDSSRGPFSPSLALFLLGLPFLDTLGVIGQRLAEGRSPFIGDRAHIHHKLLRFGFTHYEAVTVIYVIQAGMLGLAYLLRWQSDLLLLPLYLMIAGSVLILFVAAGRDLLPNLTPQSGHFLSNVAVTRLTNGPWLTDLPMQFLAVTVPCFLIALVFVPSNVPTDVGYLSIIVFGIVLLGLSLSPRVAPYFVRGGLYVGTTFLLYVYDGSRASTLSTVTMAHNAFFVVVAVMVLLSLRFNQENRFQTTPLDYLMVFLAVTFPLLPEVSADLSHLGIFAAKLMVLFFTFELLLHAFSSRVRQLGFVSLWILFGLGIRILL, from the coding sequence ATGGTGAATGAGCTGTTTTTTAGCTTCATGACGGCGCTACTTCTCTCCATGGCGCTGATTCCTCCGTTACGGCTGGCAGCCGAACGATTTCAGGTGATGGATCTGCCCGGAGGACGAAAAGTGCACGAGCACCCCATTCCACGAGTGGGGGGACTTGCCTTCGCCATCGGTGCCTGCGCTGCGATTGCCTGGTGGGTTCCGAAAGATGCTGTTGCGCTATCGGTTCTGGTCGGCAGCGTCATTCTCGTGGGGTTCGGAGTATGGGACGACCGTGTCGATCTTACCTATCGAAGCAAACTCGTAGGGCAGCTGATTGCCGCCCTTGCCGTTGTCCTGGGCGGCGATATCTGGTTTACCTCACTCCCCTTGTTACCGGATGTGGAAGTACCGGCATGGGCTGGGATGTGTGTGACCGTCGTGTTTCTTATCGGAGTATCAAACGCGGTGAATCTGACGGATGGATTGGATGGACTAGCCGGAGGCTTATCGTTCTTAACGCTCAGCGGGATCGCCTATTTGGCCTATCTATCTAGTGATTCGACCGTCCTTATCCTTACTATTCCGTTTCTTGGGGCGCTCTTGGGGTTCTTGCGGTACAACACGTACCCGGCTCGCATTTTTATGGGAGACGGCGGCAGCCAATTGTTGGGATTCATCATGGGGGTATTCGCCGTTCTCCTGACGGATTCCTCACGAGGGCCATTCAGTCCGAGCCTTGCTCTCTTCCTATTGGGGCTGCCGTTTTTGGACACCCTTGGTGTGATCGGACAACGGCTGGCTGAAGGCCGCTCTCCATTCATCGGCGACCGTGCGCACATTCACCACAAACTGCTTCGCTTTGGGTTCACGCATTATGAGGCTGTGACCGTCATTTACGTGATCCAGGCAGGGATGTTGGGCTTGGCGTATCTGCTGCGATGGCAGTCCGACCTATTGCTCCTTCCCCTCTACCTCATGATTGCAGGATCAGTCTTGATACTGTTCGTCGCAGCAGGGCGCGACCTTCTTCCCAATCTCACTCCACAAAGCGGCCATTTTCTATCCAATGTGGCCGTGACGCGATTGACGAATGGCCCCTGGCTGACAGATCTGCCGATGCAGTTTCTGGCCGTGACCGTCCCATGTTTCCTCATTGCCCTGGTGTTTGTCCCATCAAATGTGCCGACCGATGTCGGCTATCTGTCGATCATCGTATTCGGGATTGTGTTGCTCGGCCTCTCGCTTTCTCCTCGAGTCGCGCCGTACTTCGTCCGTGGTGGACTCTACGTGGGCACCACGTTTCTGCTGTATGTCTACGATGGGTCGCGAGCGAGCACGTTATCTACCGTCACGATGGCGCACAACGCGTTCTTCGTCGTGGTCGCCGTCATGGTGTTATTGAGTCTTCGATTCAACCAGGAGAACCGGTTTCAGACGACACCGCTCGACTATTTAATGGTCTTCTTGGCCGTCACGTTCCCGCTGCTTCCGGAGGTCAGCGCCGATCTCTCGCACTTGGGGATCTTTGCCGCAAAATTGATGGTGCTCTTCTTCACCTTCGAATTGCTGCTCCATGCATTTTCCAGCCGTGTCCGACAGTTGGGATTCGTTTCGCTCTGGATCCTGTTCGGACTCGGAATTCGGATTTTGTTGTAG